The genomic interval CGGTGACCCTCTTCCTCGCGTTGTTGAGCATCGTCGCGGAGGTCACCGTGGCCGCAACCGTGACGCTGCACGTCGCGGCGCGGATCTCTCCGACGGCGGCGCGGTGGAAGTCGGCGTTCGCCGACGAGATCGGGCCCCAAGCGCTCGTCCTCGCCTTCCTCGTCGCAGCCATCTCGATGAGCGGAAGCCTCTATTTCTCCGAAGGCGCCCACTTCACGCCGTGCAAGCTGTGCTGGTACCAGCGCATTGCGATGTACCCGCTCGTACCCGTGCTCGGCCTCGCAGCCTGGCGGCGCGACGACGGCATCCGGCCCTATGCCGCGACGCTGGCCGCGCTCGGCGCGGTGGTCTCGGCGTATCACGTGCTCCTCGAGCGAGTTCCTTCGCTCGACTCGGGTGCCTGCGACGTCGCCAACCCGTGCACGATCATCTGGGTTCGTCGCTTCGGCTACCTGACGATACCGACGATGGCCTTGTCGGCCTTCGCCCTCGTCGTGTCACTCGTGCTCACGCGCGCCGGTCAGCCCCGGCGCCCGGTCCAACTCGAAGGAGTCTCTGATGGCGACGACCAAGTCGCGTCCGTCCTCGTCGCGCCCCCGCGGAGGTAGCCGGGGGGCGCCGCCGCCGATTCACCGCACCCCCGTCATCGGCTTCGCCATCGGCGTGGTCGTCGTTCTCGCCGTGGTGGCCGTCATCGCATCGCGCGGCACGAGCCCGAAGACCGACGCGGCCAGGGGACTGCAGCAGACCGGTCCGGTGACGATCAGCGGGACGCCGCTTCCGCAGCTTGCCGGCGAGGGCGCCGACCCTGCCGTCGGGGCGCCGGCGCCACAGTTGCGGGGTGCGACGTTCGCGGGCCGGCCGGTTTCGATCGGCAACGACGGCCGGCCGAAGCTGGTGCTGTTCGTCGCCCACTGGTGCCCGCACTGTCAACGTGAGGTGCCGCTGCTGGCGAGCTGGCTGCGCAGCAACGGGAAGCCCTCGGGAGTCGACCTGTACGCGGTGGCCACCGGAACGACGCCCGACCGGCCCAACTACCCACCCTCCGCGTGGCTCCAGCGCGAAGGGTGGACGGTGACCACGATGGCCGATGACGACAACCAGACGGCCGCCGACGCGTTCGGGCTCCCTGCATACCCGTTCTTCGTGGCTGTCGACGGCTCGGGCAAGGTCGTGGCCCGAGCATCCGGGGAGCTGTCGATCTCATCGCTCGAGAAGCTCCTCGATCAGGCCCGACAGGGGTGAGGCGCTCATCGGTGTGTGAGCAGGCCCTCGAATCGCGACTTGGCCCGCGCCGGGCCGCCTGGAAGACTCATCGCAGTGATGCTGCCCGATCGGGTGAGTCCCGAGGAGGCCGCTCAGGTGTTCCGCCGGGCGGCGGAGCTCGAGACGGCCGGGATCCGAGGCGAATCCGCGCTGCTCGACCCCGATACCCTCGAGGCGATCGGGCGGGAGGTCGGGCTGTCACCCGTGGCGATCCACGCCGCGCTGGACGAGCTCCGGAGCGGGGGGTTGCGCGAGGCCGACCGCGAGTTCGACATGGTCGTCTCCAGGGTGGTGCCGGGCCCGGTGAGCGACGTGCGGGTGTCCGTCGACGAGCTGGCCCGCGGGAACCTCCTCACCTTGCGGGTGTCCCGCGGTGACACCACGGCGTGGGCCCGCCAGCGAGGCGTGGGCCGGGCGGTGTTGCGCAGGTTGGGTGGTCGGGCTCGCTACCCCCTCGGCGCGGTTCGGGAGCTACGGGCAACCGTGACCGCTCATCCGTCGCGTCCGGGCTTCGTGCGGCTCTGCCTCGAGGCGCAGCTCGCGTACCCGTGGCAGTTCCTTCCTCTACGCACCCAGGCGCTCGTGGGTGCAGGGATGGGGGGAGGGGCGGTCGCAGTCGCCTGGGGGTTGCAGAACCTCGGCGGTACGTCCGGGTTCTCCGCGGCAGCCCTCGTCGTGCCGCTCTCGGCGTTCGGGGTCGGAGCGCGCGCCTATCGCAGAGCGGTGGTCTGCGCCGAAGGTGCTCTCCAGCTCTTCCTCGACCGCCTGGCGCACGGCCAGCCGGTCAGCACGGCCCGCCTGGTGCACGACCCGGCGCGCTGACGCGCCGGGGCACGGCCTAGGAGCCGTCCACCGCGCCGCCGTCGGTCGTCAACGGCACGCTGCCCAAGCGCTTCCGGAGGCAGGCGTTGTTCTCCTTGTCCCACTCGTCCCTTTGCGAGGGTGTCATGCCGTCCAGCTCGATGCCGTC from Actinomycetota bacterium carries:
- a CDS encoding disulfide bond formation protein B, yielding MTTDTVTLFLALLSIVAEVTVAATVTLHVAARISPTAARWKSAFADEIGPQALVLAFLVAAISMSGSLYFSEGAHFTPCKLCWYQRIAMYPLVPVLGLAAWRRDDGIRPYAATLAALGAVVSAYHVLLERVPSLDSGACDVANPCTIIWVRRFGYLTIPTMALSAFALVVSLVLTRAGQPRRPVQLEGVSDGDDQVASVLVAPPRR
- a CDS encoding TlpA family protein disulfide reductase; this encodes MATTKSRPSSSRPRGGSRGAPPPIHRTPVIGFAIGVVVVLAVVAVIASRGTSPKTDAARGLQQTGPVTISGTPLPQLAGEGADPAVGAPAPQLRGATFAGRPVSIGNDGRPKLVLFVAHWCPHCQREVPLLASWLRSNGKPSGVDLYAVATGTTPDRPNYPPSAWLQREGWTVTTMADDDNQTAADAFGLPAYPFFVAVDGSGKVVARASGELSISSLEKLLDQARQG